The following DNA comes from Cedecea neteri.
AAAATAACTTCCACGAATATCCCCCCAACTTGAACAAGATAAATATGAAATTTATTCCACATTTAAAAAAACATCTTCTGAATGTAAATAAACCAATCACTCTCGCCAATATCACAAGAAAAACTTAATAACACCAACTTCTTTTCGATAATTATTCAGCTCAACAAAAAATCATATGCAATAGAAATAATTATGTATATCCCTCTCACTTCACTCAACCAAAATCATCTTAATAAATATTAAATTTTTTTGTTAAAATCTTAATATACATTAATGTGTTAATGTAATAAATTCATTAGTTGTTTGTACTTACAATGCTTCTCACTAAGACATTCAATTAATAAATAACCCGCCACAAAAAATAGAGTTCACTTCAAAAAGGCGGGTTATTTTGATATCTACAACCCTATTTTATCGTCCACGCATCACTAAACTGTTCGCTACTGAACAACTCAGACAGGCCGCTGATCTGCTTTAAGCGCAGCACTTCGTCAGCGTCCATCCCCAATTCTGCTCCAATTTTCAAATCATCCCAGCCCAGACGGGAAAGATCGCGCACAATATCGGACATCGCCGTTATCTGATGTTTGCCGCGCGCCCTGTTATGACGCACCGTCGCGGCAATACATTCGGCTTCGCCACTGGATTCAAGGTTAACCACCGTGATCGGAAGAAAACCATTAATTCTCTTTTTTGCCACCGGTGATGTTTTTCCCACCAGATGCCGGTGGAACCCATCCACGACCTGAAACTTATCTTTTAGCGGTGTCACCACAATAGGCTGAGTGAAACCATCTGTCTCAATTGAAAGCTGTAACAAGCTTCGTTCAACGGGTGCCATGACATTAGGGTTATAATCATTGGCGACAATCTCTCCCTCACGAACCCAAAGGACACAATCAACAGGCTCTTTTTTAAAAGGGCTGTGCTGATGCATGACTTTTTTGACCTCATTGATTGCGGCCACTTTTGACTCATCAGACTCAACGGAAGAAAGATAATTATCCAGTTGTTTTAATAGTGCATTAAGCATCAGAGGATCCCCCACATTTGTCGTTTCTTTTTTATCCTTTCAAGGTACCGGCTGTAGTGCTGTGGTTTATTAGGGCTAAATGAAAGCGTCCGGCACCAAAAATCATTCTTCAATAGCGTTTTACATATCCGTCGCCATGAAGGTATATCCCTCGACCCTGAATCTTTATCCTGTTCATCAGGAATGTTTTCTGGAAACTCTCGCTCTTTGTACCATTTCAAATAAATGGCAATTTTATTCCTGTAGTGCTCAGCTGTTTTTTCCGGCATCGATGCAAGTAAAAACATGGCGTACTCTTGCCAGGTTAAATGGCTCGGTTTGGTGATGACTGTATTTCGGGCATAGAAGGAACCGCTTTGATGCGCATAAATAGCGCCGCTGTTGGCACCAGCCACGCGCATGCAGACCCGAGACCAGGTTTCAGGCTCGAGAACATGGTAAAGCCATAGTCCACGCCGCGCCTCCGGGCCAAAGGGTTCACACACCCTCATCGCTTTCATAGGGACACCGGCGCGGTACATGAGGTCATAAAGCGGGTTTCCGGCAGCTTTGTATTTACCGTTAAAAATCCAGATGTCCTGTACCTTCCAGTCGTACAAAGGATAAGCGACGCAGTAATTACCTTCCCTGCTGGCCGTAGTCCAGGGCTTATCATCGGCATAGCGGGTTTTGGTTTGTGAAGCCAGCGCTAAAAAACGGTTGAGGGATTCGTCGGCCCGGATGCCGGTTAACGTGGCCAGACCTTTATCTCCGGAAAGCCAGCGAGAGAACGCAGGCATAAAATCTTCAAAGGTCATGCCATAACGATAGAAAGGGAAAAATTCCGGATCGGTAATGGCGTCTTCGGGCGGCTGGCGAACCCATTCGACGCCTGTTTCCCAGCTAATCCATTCAGGATGACTCTGTGAAACACCGTTCACCGTGGTCAGCGGCAAAGCCACCCAGTAAAAACGCCGGACAATATCGCTATATTGCTGCTTGAGCCGCGAAACATGGTCAATGGTATGTTGAAACTGAACCTCCCAGTCCATAAACAGCACGTCAAACTGGCGCTTTCGACGGCGCGCGATTTCAGCTACAAGGTGAAAAAGCACGCTGGAATCCTTCCCTCCGGAAAAAGAGACACAAACCTGATCGAAGGTATCGAATATCCAGTCGATTCTCTTCTTAGATGCGTTGAGAACATTATCATCAAGAATAATTTTTTTATTTTTTCTCACAAAAACTCCCTTTTATTGTCGCCTCAACATTACTGCCGACGGCGAAATCCTGGTATTACACTAAATCCATCCCGGATGTCTCAACACGTCAACCTGGCAATATCCTTCATCAAGAAAACTACACTCCGCGGATAAAAACATTCATGTAAATTATCAATCGCATAATTTAAATAAATGCCATCAATACCCTAATGTAATTATGTTATATCCAGCCTTAACCCCAGACAAGAAAAATTTAAAATAATCAAAAAAACATCTGCAACCAATTGAATTCAATGACCTTTTAAAATAAAAAATAAAACAAAAGAAACATCAATAAAAAAAATCAAAAAAGCACACCACCCCAAATAGAGACTGGATTTCACTTCATTAAAATAGTGGTGAATTAATAAAATGGATAATCACGAAAAAAATAAGAAAAAGCGCTGACAATGACGAGAAATAATACATGAATCTCCGTGGTATAAACGGGCAACTTGCCCGGAACGAAACGACATCCGGGCAATCAATTCGTCCTTAGCCACGCTAAACCGCTATCTATCTTTCACCACAATCAGCGGCTCAATATCGCTCTCTTTTTTAATCACCAGCGAATCATCCCCACGCAGGCAAGTGCCGCCGTAGCTGCCACCCACGGTAAAAGTGCAGACCTGGATGTATTTACCATCCACCTTCGGCAGGCACCACAACTGCTGATAGATGTTCTTGCGGGCAACGAACTTACCGTCGGTTTTATCCAACAGCTCATCATGATGGCTGACCAAATCGATATTGCTGCCGCAGCGCCCGGCAATCGGCTTCACCGCATAGCCGGTTTTTGCCAACAGCTCGTTCACCTCAAAATCCGTATCCAGCAGATAACGGTGGTTCGGGAACAGCTGCCAGAGCACCGGCAGAATGGCTTTGTTGCCGGGGATAACCGTCCACAGCGGCTCAAACACCAGCACTTCCGGGCGAAGTAAAACGTCAATCAAGCGCACCTCTCCCTGAGGATGACCGGTACGAATTGGCACGGCGGCATACTCAGTCTCGCTGACCTCACGAATTTGCTCAATCGCCGTTTCCCACGCCCAGGTTTTCCAGACGCAGTTCACCGCCCGGCCGTCATTATCAATAAGCTGCCCGGCGCTGTCCCAGCTTAGCTCGCCCAGGCCGTGCAATATTTTGGTGTCAAACCCGGCCTGCATCAGTGAACGCTGCATGAACAGCGCGTGGTAATCCTCTTCGGCGTCATTGTCCTGCATGATGTGGACAAACGGGCGAGCGCTGCTGTGCTTCCAGGCTCCGGTAAGCTCTTCCAGTAATCCTTCGGCCGGATTATGTCCGGTACCCCGGTATCCCGTTTTAACCCACTCCTCAAGAATCAGCCCGCTCTCGGTATGGCAGGAGGCAGAATCGGCGTTGTATTCGTACACCTTCAGCCCGCGCTCATCCATACAAAAATCCATGCGACCACTGACCATCTGGTGGCGACGCCACTGCCAGGAAAGCCGCAGGCGAGGCCAGAGGATTTTGGGGATATCAAAAAGTGCCAGAAGATTGTCATCTTTCAGCACTTTATCCGTGGCATGCAGGTACATCAGATGCAGCTCGTTGGTGGCCTTGATCAGTTCCTGCTCGGCGCTTTCAGTAATGGTGAAATACTGGCAGGGATCTTTATTGATAACGTGGCCGTTAGCCTGGACATAGGCCCGCTGAAGCTCATCTTTTTCATTCAGCCATTTGCCGTCAAACTGGCGCTTATTCTTCAGGCGAGCCCCGCCAATTTTTAGCGTTTCACCGCCGATATCTGGCTGTGGCTCGCTGTCGGTCGTATCCTCAGTCTGAATCATCCAGCCAAGAATCGACGTGTCAGCAAACGTATCCTGCAGCGTGTAGCGACCTTCGCGCTCAACCAGGGTTAGCTCACGCGTCCACTGCTGCCCGGCGGGTAACGGTGCATGAATTACGTTCTGCTCGGCAATGCGCACTTTATTGTCAATAAGCTGAGTGATCACGGCGACATGGCCGGTTTCATGAAACTCGCCGCCCTTCTGCCAGATAAGCAGCGCGCCAGCCTCTGGCGCCCGTTTTGAGCCATTCGCAAAGGCCTGCAGCGGCAGAATATTGTCGTTCACCACCTGACGTAAAAAGCGCAGCGAGAAAATTTCCCACGCCATGTGTACGTCGGTAAAGACAAAGCCGTAGTTTAAGAAGAGGAAGCGGCGCGCAAACTCTACGCACTGCCATTTGTGGCCCATGTATTCGTTGCCGATATAGCTGCGAAACTCAGCATCTTCGGGGTAATTTTTCGGGTCGAGGCTGCCGTAATTAGAGGAGTAAATCGCTACGCCACCCGGCGCATAGCCCAGAAGTGTACCAAAGGGCGAATCGTTGTCTGGTGTTCCTGTATGCATGTGTCCAACCTAGATCAGGCAGGCGGCAAAGGTCACGCGGATTGTCGTCTGCACGTTAAAATTAACCTGACAGAGAAGCCGTTATCATACACCTCTGCCAATGGTTTTGTGCAGTTGCGCTTCGTTTAAACAGAGCATTTTCCAACAGGCTGTGCCCCAAAGAAAAAGGCTGCCTCATCGGGCAGCCTTTGTTAAAAAGTGACTCAGTCGGTTTATTTGTTCCCGTACTCGCTGCCGTTAACCCAGGCGTGATCTTTTTCCCAGGTAAACATCCACTTGCGCACCGGCCCCGCCATCACGTTCAGGTAATAGCTGTCGTACCCGGCCATCGTCGCCACCGGGTGGTAACCTTTCGGCACTTTCACCACGTCTTTGTCGTATACCGCCATGCACTCATCGAGCGCGCGGTCATCGGTATAAACGCGCTGCAGACAGAATCCCTGTGGTGGGTTGAGGCGGTGATAATAGGTCTCTTCCAGATAGGTTTCGTTGGGCGGATTATCGGTATCGTGCTTGTGGCTCGGGTACGAACTGGTGCAGCCCTCGTTGGTGTACACCTCCACCACCAGCAGACTGTCGGCTGGCTTATCCTCCGGCAGAATATTGTGGACATAGCGCTGGTTGTGGCCTTTGCCGCGCGCCTCGGCATCAATATCCTGTGGGGCAATCAGTCGCGTGGCATAAGTCCCTTTCCCCGGCGCGGAACAAACGGCCAGCTCGAGTGCGGTAAGCGCCTGAACCTTAACCTCCTCGCCGGACGTCACATACACAGCCCAGGGTTTACGGCGTTCAAATGGGCTCATGCGGTCGCCTATTTCAGGGAAGCGAGCAAGCGGCGTGTCCACCGTCGCGCGTCCTGCAACCAGCACCAGGCAGCGCTCTTCCTCCACCGCGGGCAGTTCCAGAACCTGCCCTTCCTGAAGCTGATAAACGGCAAACCCCACGTAGCCCCAGCCCGCGTTTTCCGGCGTGACGTGCTGCGTCTGCCCCTTCGCGTCTGGCTGCTGCCAACGGGAAAGTAATTCGGCCATGCTCCCTCCTTAAATCAGCCCGGCTTCGCGAGCAAAACGGTTCAGGTTAGCGTAGCCCATCCGCGCGTAGGTCATCGGGTGTGCCACCGCCGGATCCTGCTCGGCCTCAACCACCAGCCAGCCCTGATAGCCGTGTTTTTTTAGCAACGCCATGATCGGCGGATAGTTCACGCAGCCGTCGCCCGGCACGGTAAACACGCCGCTCAGCACCGCATCCAGGAAACTGGTTTTGCGGTTTTTCACGTCCGCCAGTACGCCAGCACGCACGTCTTTGCAATGCACATGGTTAATGCGCGAGATCCAACGCTCGGCTACCGCCAGCGGATCGGCCCCTGCAAAAGTCAGGTGCCCGGTGTCCAGCAGCAGCCCGACTTCCGGCCCGGTGTGAACCATCAAATTATTCACATCATCCGCACTCTCAATCACCGTCCCCATATGGTGATGATAGGCAATTTGCACGCCCTGCTGCTGGGTGTAACGGGCAAACGCGGTAAGCTTTTCGCCGTATTCCTGCCAGCGTTCGGCCGGGAATCTGGGCCGTAAATGCACTGGGGTTTGCTGCTCCCCGTGAATGCAGTGGGTGACTTCGGCAAACACCAGCACCTTCGCGCCCAGCTCACGCAGCAGCGTCAGGTGCGGCTGCACGGCCTCGATTTCCTGCTCAACGGAGCGTTCAAGCAAGCGGCCGGAATACCAGCCGGAGACCAGCTTCAAATCATGCTTATCGAGAATCGGCCCCAGCACGCCGGCCTCTCGCGGGAACTTATTCCCCAGCTCAAAACCTTCAAACCCTGCCTCTTTCCCTTCGCTCAGACAAGTGTCCAGCGGCGTGTCGGCGCCCAAAGAAGGCAGATCGTCATTGGTCCAGGTCAGCGGGTTAATGCCTAAATGCACGGTCATAATGCTCTCCTTATTGTTTATGCTGGCCGCGCTCGCGCCACAGGGCGATCAGCCGCAGGTAATTGTCACGGATGCGCGCCACCAGCTGCGCATCGTCGATATCGCGTTTTAACCAGGCCTGCGAGGCTTCGCCAAACAGCGTGCGCCCTACCGCAAAGCCTTTCACAATCGGGTAATCAGCAGCTGCGTTGAAGCCTTCACGCAGCACATCGACCGGTGCATCCAAGCCGAGGATCACCACGCCACGGCAGTGAGGATCCCGTTTTTCCACCAGCTCGCTCAGGGCCGCCCAGCCAGCGCTGCTCAGCGGCGGCAGCTTCCACCAGTCCGGGTAGATACCGAGGTTGTAAAAGCGGGAAACGGCTCTGAGATAAAGCTCGTCGCTGCGCGGCATATCCGCAGGCAGGATCACTTCCAGCAGCAGTTCGTGCCCCGACTGACAGCAGGCGCGATACACTTCCGCAACTTTCTGCTCCTGCTCCAGGCGCAGCGCGTGGGCATCTTCCGGGTGGAAAAAGACCAGGCACTTGACGATATGCTCCTGCGGCCAGCTAATCAGCTGCGAGCCGATGTTGCCGTGTTCCATTTCCAGCGGGCGTGATCCCGGCAGCTCAATCGGGCGGCCAATCCACCAGCCTTCACCGGTGATGGAATTCAGCGCGTCCTGGCCGAAGGTACCGTCGCACAGCAGCCCGGCCTTGCCCTCCAGCTCGGCACGCTGAGCGGCTTCGCGACTGGCCTGCAAAATCAACTGTTTCAACACCGGAATACGGCGTAAATCCGCGCCGCTTTTCAGCGCCATCTCTTCCAGTTGGCTGCGGTGATCGAACGCCATCACGCAGAGTTCCGGCCACTGCCGACGGCGGGTGGTGACGCGGTGCAGGTGGTTCAGGCGGGCGTCGAGATCCGGGCGAGGTACCTGATGCTCACGCGAAAGGTAATCGTCCAGCTCGATTTTGCTCGGCATCGCCGGGGCGCAGCCGTGGCGTGAAACCACCAGCGCGCCGCAGGCATTGGCATAGCGGCAGGCCTGCTCCCAGCCTTCGTCATTGAGATAACCGCGCAGCAACCCAGACATGAACGCATCCCCCGCGCCCAGTACATTGAGCACTTCCACGCGCACGCCGCTGACGTTGATCCCGCCGTCCAGCGAGTCAGGAATCAGTCCGAGGAACACGGAACAACCCTGCGCCCCACGCTTACAGACCAGCGTCGCTTCGGTGTTCTGCCGCACTTTTTTCAGCGCCGCCAGCGTGTCGGTTGATCCGCCGGCAATGTGAAATTCTTCTTCGGTGCCGACAATCACGTCAAAAAGATGCAGGACAGATTGCAGCTGGGTTGTGACCTGTTCGGCTTCAACAAAACGCGTCTCGCCGTCGCCAAGGGAAGTCAGCCCCCACAGCACCGGGCGGTAATCAATATCCAGCACGGTGCGCACATCATTCCGGCGGGCATAGCTCAGCGCGGTCAGCACCGCCTCACGGGTACGGGGGTTTGAGAGGTGCGTGCCGGTAATCGCCAGGCAGCGGGCGGAGGCAATGTACTCTTCGCTGAAATCGTCCGCCGTAATCGCCATATCCGCGCAGTTGTCACGGTAAAAAATCAGCGGGAAAGTGTCGCGATCTTTGATGCCCAGCAGCACCAGCGCCGTCAGCCGATCTTTGTCGGTGATTAAATGGCTGGTGTCGCAGCCAACCTGGCTAAGTTCTTCGCGCAGAAAGCGCCCCATGTGCTCGTCGCCAACGCGCGCCAGCATGGAAGATTTCAGCCCCTGGCGAGCGGTGCCGTAGGCTACATTGCCTGACGAGCCGCCAAGATAACGGGCGAAGCTGCTGGCATCTTCCAGCCGCGCGCCAATCTGCTGGCTGTAGAGATCTACCGCGACCCGCCCCATGCAAATCAGATCCAACTGCTTTTCTTTCATGCTTCGTCCTCAGACAATGTCAGATACGTTGACCCAGCGCCCCTGCTGGTGTGACAGGGCGATCGCGTCGAGAATGCGAGACACCTTCCAGCCTTCTTCAAAATCCGGCCACAGCGGGGCATCGGCGGCAATGCCGTCGATCAGATCGCGTACTTCCACCGTTTTTTGATCGTTAAAGCCAATGCCGTGTCCCGCGCCCATGCAGAACGAGCCGTAATCCGGGTGAGCCGGGCCAACCAGCAGCGTGCGGAACCCCTGGCGGCCTTCGGGATCGCTTTGCAGATAAAGTTTCAGCTCCGCCATGCGTTCCTGGGTAAAACTCAGCGCCCCTTTCGTGCCGGTGATCGTCCAGGTCAGCCCCATTTTTCTGCCGCTGGCGACGCGTGATGTTTCAATCACGCCCTGAGCACCACCTTCAAAGCGCACCATCGCGTGGGCCTGATCTTCATTTTCCACAGCGATCATCTCGCTGCTACCAGCCGAAGCCGGGCGCTGCGGCACCACGATTTTCAGGTCGCCGCAGACTTCGCGGATATCGCCCACCAGGTACTGAGCCATATTGACGATGTGCGCCGCCAGATCCCCCAGCGCACCAAGCCCGGCGGTTTCCTTGAAGCAGTGCCAGTGGATCGGCGAAAGCGGATCGGCCATGTAGTCTTCGTTGTGGGTGCCGTAGAAGTGGATCACTTCCCCGATCTCACCGCGCGCAATAATCTGCTTTGCCAGCTGCGCCGTTGGGTTCTTCATGTAGTTGAAGCCCACCAACGTTTTAACACCGGCCAGATCGGCAGCATCCACCATCAGGCGTGCGTCGCGGGCGTTCAGCGCCAGCGGCTTTTCCGAATAGACGTGCTTGCCGTGGCGAATCGCCTCCAGCGCCATCTCCTTATGCAGGTGGTTTGGGGAACAAATGTCCACCACGTCGATATTCGGGTCCGCCACCAGTTCGCGCCAGTCGCCGGTGGAGCGATTAAACCCAAACGCGGCGGCGCGCTTCGCCGCCAGCTCCGGCGTGACTTCCGCTACCATTTCACGCACCAGTTCGCCCTGCAGGTCAAAGACCGTCGGCGCCTGCGCGTAGGCGATGGCGTGGGCTTTGCCGATGTAGCCGGTACCGATTAAACCAATTCTGACTTTTTTCATGTGTTGTTCCTGAAGTCGTGACCAGCCTTTGTACCCTCACCCCAGCCCTCTCCCTGAGAGGGAGAGGGGGGAAAAGCGGCTTTCTTTTTGAAACGGGGTCATTCCCACTTTTACCCTCACCCCGGCCCTCTCCCTCAAAGGGAGAGGGGGAAAAACGGCTTTCTTTTTGAAACGGGGTCATTCCCACTTTTACCCTCACCCCGGCCCTCCCCTCAAAGGGAGAGGGGGAGATAGATGCTGCTCTTAAAATGTCCCCTCTCCCCTCTGGGGAGAGGGTTAGGGTGAGGGGCAATCCCTACAGCGCGCCGCGGCGATTCTTGGCGTAGGTATCAAACGCCACCGCCAGCACGATAATCAGCCCGGTAATGATCTGCTGGTAGTAAGCCGACACGTTCATCAGCACCAGGCCATTAATCAGGATCCCCATGATGATGGCGCCGATGATCGTGCCACTGATCCGCCCGTAGCCGCCCATCAGCGATGTCCCGCCGATCACCACCGAGGCGATCACGCGCAACTCAAAGGAGATCCCCGCCACCGCTTCGGCGCTGCCCAATCTGGCGCTGAGCACAAAGCCCGCCAGCCCGGCAAGACAGCCAATCACCACGTACACGCTAACCAGCACGCGCTTCACGTTAACCCCGGCGAGACGAGCCGCTTCCGGGTTGCCGCCGATGGCATACACAAAGCGCCCCCAGCGAGTTTTGTGCAGTGCCAGATAACCCAGAATCGAGACAATGGCGAAGATCCAGATAGGAATAGAGATGCCGAGCATTTCGCCGCGTCCCCACCAGCGGTAGCCCGCGTCAAACCCGGCGATGGGCGCACCGTCGTTGATCACCAGCGTCAGGCCGCGCCAGATGGTCATCCCGCCCAGCGTGACGATGAACGGCGGCAGACGCAGACGAGTGACGCCCAGGCCGTGCAGGAAGCCTATCAGCGTGCCGAGCGCCAGGCAGATCCCCAGCCCCAGCAGCCAGCTAAAACCGCCCCAGGCGTTCGGATCGACGGTGGTAAAGTTATCGCCCTTGATCACGTAGGCTGCGGTCATCGCACACACGGCCAGGATCGACCCCACCGACAGATCGATACCCGCCGTAAGAATGACAAAGGTCATGCCCACCGCGATGATCCCGTAGATTGAAACCTCGGTCAGGATGTTGAAAATATTGCGTTCGGACAGGAAGTTGCTGTTCTGTGACTGGAAGAAGATCAGCAACAAGAACATGAAGATCAGCACCCCGAAGCGCTCGAAGAAAGCGATCGGATCGAAGCGCGAGGCGCTTTTTGCCGGAGTCTGGGTTTTGGTAATCATCTGCGTCATGGGCTCCCCCGTTATGCGGCGCTTAAGGCGCTATGGTTGATGGCCATCAGAGTCATCAGCCGTTCTTCATTGGCTTCATCGCCGTGTAGTTCGCCGGTCACTCGCCCTTCGCTGAGGGTAATGATCCGATCCGACACCGCGAGAATCTCCGGCAGGTCGGAAGAAATCACGATCACCGCCACGCCTCGCTTAGCCATATCAAACAGCACCTGATGCACTTCCGATTTAGTCCCTACGTCAATGCCGCGAGTCGGCTCGTCGACGATCAGCACCCTTGGATTCAGCGCCATACAGCGCGCCAGGATCACTTTTTGCTGGTTCCCGCCGGAGAGCTTGCGTACCTCCTGCTCGGCATTAACCATTTTGATTTGCAGCGCCTGCCGGTAGGACTCAATCAGCGCATCTTCTTTGCGCGGGCTGACGAAATAGCGCCAGGTGAGCAGCGACGAAAGGCTGGAGAGCGAAAGGTTGTCGCGGATCGACAGGCCCAGCACCGCCCCTTCTTTTTTACGATCTTCCGGCACCAGCGCGATCCCCTGGTCCAGGGCATGCATCGGGTTTTGCGGTCGGTAAGGTTTGCCGTCCAGCTCGAAGCTGCCGGTGGTGAATTTGTCTGCGCCAAACAGACAGCGAGCAACCTCGGTACGCCCGGCGCCTACCAGCCCGGCGATGCCCAACACTTCTCCGGCGTGGACGTGAAAACTGATGTCTTTCAACGCAATGCCGTGTGGATCAAGCGGCGGTTTTTCACGGCTCAGCCCCTTCACCGCCAGGCGGATGGGCTTGTCTGCATGGTGCGTAAGGCTGGCATCGCGGCGGTTAAACACCACGTCGCGGCCGACCATCAGGCGGATAATTTGCTCCACGTTGGTGCCCGCCACGTCGCCGGAGCCGGTATAGCGGCCATCCTGGAACACGGTGAAACGGTCACAAAGCTGGAAGAC
Coding sequences within:
- a CDS encoding sugar ABC transporter ATP-binding protein, with the protein product MSQPLLKVTDLAKSFSGVWALSSAQLSVGQGEIHALLGENGAGKSTLLKALAGAQPQTRGEIWFNGETLSADDSPVARQNKGIITIYQEFNLLPNMTVAENMFLGREPRRRNLIVDSKAVNQEAQVILDYLQLNVAPTTAVARLSVAQQQMVEIARALTLNARLIIMDEPSAALSDSEVESLHRVVRELKGRGVSIIYVTHRLHEVFQLCDRFTVFQDGRYTGSGDVAGTNVEQIIRLMVGRDVVFNRRDASLTHHADKPIRLAVKGLSREKPPLDPHGIALKDISFHVHAGEVLGIAGLVGAGRTEVARCLFGADKFTTGSFELDGKPYRPQNPMHALDQGIALVPEDRKKEGAVLGLSIRDNLSLSSLSSLLTWRYFVSPRKEDALIESYRQALQIKMVNAEQEVRKLSGGNQQKVILARCMALNPRVLIVDEPTRGIDVGTKSEVHQVLFDMAKRGVAVIVISSDLPEILAVSDRIITLSEGRVTGELHGDEANEERLMTLMAINHSALSAA